A single Vespa crabro chromosome 21, iyVesCrab1.2, whole genome shotgun sequence DNA region contains:
- the LOC124431563 gene encoding inositol oxygenase isoform X1, producing MSAKMMLRDQVTSIIDPSEKLRPEPVYDGKLKSNFRNYIIDPTDEIKERVRKTYENMHTNQTVEFVRSRMKEWLQFNKARLTIKDALIKLNDLIDESDPDTNLPNIVHAFQTAESIRKDHPDLDWFHLTGLIHDLGKIMAFYGEPQWAVVGDTFPVGCAWADSIVYRDTSFENNPDGKDSRYNTKYGIYEPQCGIDNLMMSWGHDEYLYRVMVHNNCKLPKEALAMIRYHSFYPWHAGGDYMHFCTQNDLDKLKWIIEFNKYDLYTKSAGVPDIEKLWPYYEKLIDKYIPGTLEW from the exons atgtCTGCCAAAATGATG TTACGTGACCAGGTTACTTCGATTATTGATCCCTCGGAAAAGCTTCGACCGGAGCCAGTATACGAtggaaaattgaaaagtaaTTTTAGAAACTATATCATAGATCCAACAGATGAGATCAAGGAACGTGTACGCAAGACTTACGAGAACATGCATACTAATCAAACGGTCGAGTTTGTGCGTT CTCGTATGAAAGAATGGCTACAATTCAACAAAGCCAGATTGACGATTAAAGATGCTCTTATCAAATTAAATGATCTAATCGATGAAAGCGATCCAGACACAAATTTACCGAATATCGTTCATGCTTTTCAAACGGCCGAATCTATAAGAAAAGATCATCCTGATTTAGATTGGTTCCATTTAACTGGACTGATACATGATTTAGGAAAG attaTGGCGTTCTATGGGGAACCACAATGGGCTGTTGTGGGTGATACATTTCCTGTTGGTTGTGCATGGGCTGATTCAATAGTCTACAGGGACACAAGTTTTGAGAATAATCCTGATGGCAAAGATTCTCGTTACAA tACAAAATATGGAATATACGAACCTCAATGTGGTATAGACAATTTAATGATGTCCTGGGGTCATGACGAATATCTTTATCGTGTTATGGttcataataattgtaaattacCTAAGGAAGCACTTGCTATGATTCGTTATCATTCGTTTTACCCCTGGCACGCTGGTGGTGATTACATGCACTTTTGCACACAGAACGATTTGGATAAACTGAAATGGATCATTGAATTCAA taaatacgatttatatacaaaaagtGCCGGCGTACCGGATATTGAGAAATTATGGCCTTATTATGAGAAATTGATCGACAAATATATTCCTGGGACGTTAGAATGGTGA
- the LOC124431563 gene encoding inositol oxygenase isoform X2 — MSAKMMLRDQVTSIIDPSEKLRPEPVYDGKLKTRMKEWLQFNKARLTIKDALIKLNDLIDESDPDTNLPNIVHAFQTAESIRKDHPDLDWFHLTGLIHDLGKIMAFYGEPQWAVVGDTFPVGCAWADSIVYRDTSFENNPDGKDSRYNTKYGIYEPQCGIDNLMMSWGHDEYLYRVMVHNNCKLPKEALAMIRYHSFYPWHAGGDYMHFCTQNDLDKLKWIIEFNKYDLYTKSAGVPDIEKLWPYYEKLIDKYIPGTLEW; from the exons atgtCTGCCAAAATGATG TTACGTGACCAGGTTACTTCGATTATTGATCCCTCGGAAAAGCTTCGACCGGAGCCAGTATACGAtggaaaattgaaaa CTCGTATGAAAGAATGGCTACAATTCAACAAAGCCAGATTGACGATTAAAGATGCTCTTATCAAATTAAATGATCTAATCGATGAAAGCGATCCAGACACAAATTTACCGAATATCGTTCATGCTTTTCAAACGGCCGAATCTATAAGAAAAGATCATCCTGATTTAGATTGGTTCCATTTAACTGGACTGATACATGATTTAGGAAAG attaTGGCGTTCTATGGGGAACCACAATGGGCTGTTGTGGGTGATACATTTCCTGTTGGTTGTGCATGGGCTGATTCAATAGTCTACAGGGACACAAGTTTTGAGAATAATCCTGATGGCAAAGATTCTCGTTACAA tACAAAATATGGAATATACGAACCTCAATGTGGTATAGACAATTTAATGATGTCCTGGGGTCATGACGAATATCTTTATCGTGTTATGGttcataataattgtaaattacCTAAGGAAGCACTTGCTATGATTCGTTATCATTCGTTTTACCCCTGGCACGCTGGTGGTGATTACATGCACTTTTGCACACAGAACGATTTGGATAAACTGAAATGGATCATTGAATTCAA taaatacgatttatatacaaaaagtGCCGGCGTACCGGATATTGAGAAATTATGGCCTTATTATGAGAAATTGATCGACAAATATATTCCTGGGACGTTAGAATGGTGA